The sequence CGGAAGACCGGCGAGTTGCGGCGCAACTGGAGGCGGAGCAGCAGCGCGATGCCCGCCGCCTGCTGCGAGAGCGGCGCGCGGGTGCGGGTGCGGGTCACGGCGGGCATCCCGTGGGCGGCGGTCTCCCGCGCGTCGTCCGGGACGCGCGAGGAGGTGCCGCCGCTCGGGTCGGCGGTGTCGCGCACGTCGTCGAGCAGCGCGCGCAGGCGGCGCGCGGCCCGCAGCGGGGGCCCGGAGAGCAGTTCCTCGGTGTCGGGCGTGCGCAGCACGGCCTTCGTCGCCGCCGGTACGCGCACCGGCTGTCCGCGCCGCACCGCGCGGGCGCACGCGTCGAGCACCGTGCCCGCCGCGTAGAGCAGTTCGCGCACCCGCTCGCGCGCGGGCCCCTCGGCGGGGACCCCGAGGCCGGGGTCGGCGAGCGAGGCGAGCACGGGCCTGATGCGCTCGGCGACCCCGCGCGGTCCGCGCAGCTCGACGGGGCGGCGGCGGGCCTGCCCGGGGGTGAGCACGGCGGCCTTGCGGGCCTCCATGAGCGGCTCGGGGTCGAAGTCGGCGACGGGGTCCTGGCGCAGCCTGCGCGCGTAGTCGGCGACGGCGGCGAGCGCGTCGGCGAGGGCGTCGCGGTGCGCGCCCCAGCGCCGGATCGGTACGAGCCAGACGAGCCCGGCCTGCACGAGCCCCCCGGCGGCGATCACCGCCGCGTGCCCGAGCGCGGAGACGACGGAGCCCGGGAGCGTCACGGTCACCATGACGATGGAGACGTTCGAGGCGGCGATGATCCCCGCGGTGGGCCCGGCCGCCCAGGCCATCCCGGCGGCGAAGGCCCACAGCATGAGCAGCGGCACGAAGATCCACAGGTGGACGACGCACACGTACCCGAGGAAGGTGGAGAGGGCGAGGCTGAACCCGGAGGCGAGCGCGAGCAGCGGCCGGGGCCGCCAGGAGCGCTGGAAGGTGGCGACGGCGGCGGAGAACGCGCCGAAGGCGGAGGAGGCGGCGACACCGGGCCCGAAGAGGTCGAGGCTCAGCAGGACGACGAGCGCGAGCCCGGCGGCGCCGCGCAGCGCGACGAGCGGCACGAGGCGCTTGCGTTCCACTTTGAGGCCGGACCGGGAGGTCTCGGCCAGGGCGTTGAGCCAGCTCACGCCTTCACCATACGGACATAAGGGGTGCCCGGTGCGGCTGGCTCAGCGTGCGGGTGAGGCACCCCCGGGGGCTCCGCCCCCGCCCCCGCTCCTCAAACGCCGGAGGGGCTGGTGGTTGAGGTCCGCTCTCGACGCGGCCTCGGTCCCCCGCCGCCACCCCGCCTCGTCGCTGACCCCCCGCACCCGCGCCGCCTTCGTCCTCGGGAACATCCGCTCCGTCGCCTCCGTGACGGCCACGTCCCGCGCCGCGAGGACCGGCAGCACCTCCGGCTCCGCCGACTCCGTCACCGTGGCCTCGGCCGTCTCCTCCAGCCTCGTCCCGACGTGCTCCGCGTACGCGAGCAGGAAGGACTGCCGGAACGTCTTCGTCCGCCGCCGCCCCGCGGCCCTCGTCTCCGCCTCCGCGCGCGTGAGCGCGGTGTGCGCCTGCACGAGGAGCGAGGTGTGCAGCAACTCGACGGCCGCGAGGTCCCCCGCGTCCCCCACGACGGTCGAGAAGCCGTGCTCCTCGTTCCACACCGCCCGGCAGCCGCTCGCGCGGGCAACCGCGTCGAGGAGGATCGCCTGCGCCTCGCCGTACGGCGGCTCGACGCCGATCCGGCAGGCGGCGACGCCCTCGCCGGGCCCGGCGGGCACGCCCGCGAGGCGCGCGGCGTCGATGCGGTGGCGGGTCATGAGTTCCTGCGCCTTCGCGCTGAGCGCCTCGGCCTCCGCCGGGTACGCGGTCGCCTCGGCCTTGGCGAGCAGCGCGCGGACGCGGGTCAGCTCGCGGTCGTCGGTGGGCAGCGGCGCGGTCGGCAGGGAGCCGGGCGGCGGGCCGACGGGCTCGATCGCGGGGACCTTGAAGAGCAGCCGGTACAGCTCGACGGCCTCGACGGCCGCGCTGAAGCGGTCCGGGCGTATGCCCTCGCCGGTGTCCCCGGCGTCGAGGTCCGCGAGCTGGGCCTTCCAGCGGGGGTCGAGGCGCGCGTACCGGCGGGTCTCCTCGCGGACGAGAACGGCGTACCGCAGGCTGTGCGCGGGCCGCAGGTCGCGGCGGACGAGCCGCGCGAGGTCGGCGGGCTCCCAGCCGCGCCGCCAGGCCGCGCCGAGGAGCGCGGTGCCGCGCTCGGTGAGCAGGGCGTGCGCGGTCGTGGCGGGGAGTGCGGCGAGGAGGGAGGCGGCGGTGTCGAGAGAACGATCGGTCTCCTCGGCGAGCGCGGCGCCGAGCGCGTCCCGCGCGGAATCAGCCGCAGGCCGCTCACCCGAAGGGGTGTCGCGGGGGACGCGGCCGTCCTGGTGGCTCTTGCGGGTCTTACCGGTCTCGCGGGGCACTCCCCCATTGTCCACACCCTGTGGACAGCCCGGCGCGGGCGCCCGTTGTCGGACCCCCCTGCAAGACTCGTACACATGAACGATCCCGCTGTCCGCTGGCTGCTCACCTCCGCGGACGCGGAGGGCCCCGGCGTGCGCGTCGCCCCGCTCACCCCCGAGGGCGCGCTCGCCGCACCCCCGGTCGCCGAGCCGGACGCGGCGACGGCGGTGCGCTCGCGCCCCGGCGTGGGCCGCTGGGTCTGGCGCGCGACGCCGCACGTGTACCCGGCGCTGCTCGCCGCCGGGGTCCGCGTCGAGCGGTGCTACGACATCGAGGCGGCCGAGACGCTGCTCCTCGGCCACGAGGGCCGGTACGGGCAGCCCCGCGCGCTCGCCGCCGCGTGGGCGCGCCTGCGCGATGCGCCCGTCCCCGAGGACCCGCCGGGCCCCTCGGCGGAGCCCGACGCGCAGTCGTCCCTCTTCGACCCCCGTCCCGCCCCGCTCCCGCCCGAGGCGGTCGCCGAGGTCTACGCGGAGCAGTTGCGCCGCCACGCGAGGACGGGCCACCCGGGCCGCTTCACGCTCCTCACCGGCACGGAGTCGGCGGCGACGCTCGTCGCGGCCGAGCTGAACGCGACGGGCCTGCCCTGGAGCGCGGAGCGGCACAAGGACCTCCTGCGCGAGCTGCTCGGCGAGCGGTACGCGGGCGGCGGCGAGCCGCGCGGGCTCGCGGAGCTGGCGGAGGAGATCTCGCGCGCGTTCGGCAGGCGCGTCCGCCCCGACCTGCCCGCCGAGGTGCTGCGCGCCTTCGCCGAGGCGGGCGTGAAGCTCACCTCGACGCGGCGCTGGGAGCTGGAGAAGGTCGACCACCCGGCGGTCGCCCCGCTCCTGACGTACAAGAAGCTCTACCGCGTGTGGACGGCGCACGGCTGGAGCTGGCTCGCGGACTGGGTCCGCGAGGGCCGCTTCCGCCCCCGGTACGTGGTGGGCGGCGCGGTCTCCGGGCGGTGGACGACGGCCGGGGGCGGCGCGCTCCAGATCCCGAAGGTGGTGCGCCGCGCGGTCGTCGCGGACCCGGGCTGGCGCCTCGTGGTGGCGGACGCGGCCCAGATGGAGCCGCGCATCCTCGCCGCCGTCGCGGGCGACACGGCGCTCCTGGACGTGGCGGCGAAGGCCGACGACCTCTACGCGGCGGTCTCGGACCGCGCCTTCGCGGGCGACCGCGACCGCGCCAAGATCGCCGTGCTCGGCGCGATCTACGGCCAGACCTCGGGCGACGGCCTGAAGAACCTGGCGGCGCTGCGCCGCCGCTTCCCGAAGGCGGTCGCCTACGTCGACGAGGCGGCCCGCGCCGGCGAGGAGGGCCGCCTGGTGCGCACCTGGCTGGGCCGCACGTGCCCCCCGCTGGGCGGCGAGGTCCAGGAGGAAGCGGGCATCCCCCAGGAGGACGAGCCCGCCCCGTCCCCCTCCGCGTCCCGCGCCCGGGGCCGCTTCACGCGCAACTTCGTCGTCCAGGGCGCGGCGGCGGACTGGACCCTCCTCCTCCTGGCCGCCCTCCGCCGAGAACTCCACACCCGAGAAGCGGAGTTGGTCTTCTTCCAGCACGACGAGGTCATCGTCCACGCCCCCGCGTCGGAGGCGGCCGAGATCCCCGCCCTGATCACGGAAGCGGCCCGCGAGGCCACCCGCGTCTGCTTCGGCGACACCCCCCTCCGCGTCCCCTTCACCACGGCGATCGTGGAGTGCTACGCGGACGCGAAGTGACGCACGAGGACGCGTGGTTGCTGCCACACTCGTGGGGATGACGGGTGACGGGGGTGGACGGTCTTGGTCTTCGCGGAGACGGCGGCGCTGCGGCTGGGGTCGAAGGTGGCGGGCGCGGCGGGCAGGGCGTGGCTGAACCGGGGGCGGCGCACACAGGAACGGGCGCTCACCATGGAGGAGCTGATCCGCCTGCGCCTGCCGGGCGTACGGCTCCAGCGGGAGGTCGAGGCCCAGTTCACGCACATCACGAACGCGGTCTTCGACCGTCTCGAACCCTCCCTGCGGCACTCCTTCGAGCGGCGCGAGGAGAACAGCCGTCAGGCCGTCGTGGACGCGGTGGCCGACACCTTCGCGAAGGGCGACCTCTCCGACGACGCGCTCTTCGCGACGGACGTACGCGCCCCCGAACTCGTCCGCCACCTCGTCACCACGACGACTCCCCCGCCCGGTCTGGACGCCGAGGAGACCCGCCTCTACGAGCTGCTCCTGGCGGAGTGCGCCGAGTACTACGTACGGATCGTGCGTGGCCTGCCCGTCTTCGAGGAACGCGCGGTGGCCGAGCTCCTGGCCCGTACGGCGACGGTGGGCGCGGAGATCGCCCGCGTTCTCGAACGCCTCCCGGACCGCTCGCACTTCGCCCCCGAGGGCACGGACCTGGACGCCGCCTTCCGCCGCGAGTACCTCGCCCTGCTGAGCCGCGACCTGGACGAGGTGGAGATGTTCCGCCGCGTCCCCGGCCAGGACTCCCCACCGCGCGTGCCGCTGTCCGTCGCGTACATGAGCCTGCGCACGCGCGGCGAGGAGGGCCCCGCACGCACTCGTCGGCGCCCCTCCGTCGCCGGACGGCTCGACATGGGGCAGTGGGAGGCGGCGGCCGAAGCCCGTTCGCTGCGCGTCGAGAGCGCGCTGAGCACCCGCGCCCGCGTCCTGCTGCGCGGCGAAGCCGGTACGGGCAAGACGACGCTCCTGCGCTGGCTCGCCGTCACCGCCGCGCGCGGCGCCTTCACGGGCGAGCTGAGCGAGTGGAACGGCCTGACGCCGGTCCTCGTGAAGCTCCGCGAGTACGGCGGGGGCAGGCCCCCACTGCCGGAACGGATGCTCGACGGCGTGGCCGGGATGATCACCGGGATCATGCCCCGGGGCTGGGCGGAACGCGAACTCTCCGCCGGTCGGGTGCTGTTGATGGTCGACGGCATCGACGAGCTGGTGGCCGGGGAACGCCCGGCGGTACGGGACTGGCTGCGCCGCCTGCTCGGCGTGTACCCGGACATCCGCGTCGTCGTCACCTCGCGCCCGGCCGCGGCCCGCGCGGGCTGGCTCACCGCCGAGGGCTTCACGCCCCTCCACCTCGACCGCATGTCCCCCTCCGACCTCGCCGGCTTCGTCCGCCGCTGGCACCAGGCGGTGCGGGCTTCCGGCAGCGCACTGCCGTGCGCGCCGGAGGAACTCCCCGAGTACGAGGAGGCATTGCTCACCGCGCTCAAGGACCGCGCCCACCTCCAGGCCCTCGCGGGAACCCCGCTCCTGGCCGCGATGCTGTGCGCGATGCACCTCGCCCAGGGCCGTCGGCTCCCGCAGAACCGGATGGAGTTGTACCGGAACGCCCTCAACACCCTCGTCCACGAGCGCGACGCGGACCGCGGCATCCCCAGCGCGGCCGACACCCGCCTCACCTTGGACGACAAACTCGTCCTCCTCCGCGACCTCGCCTGGCGCCTCTCGGACAACAACCGCAGCGAGATCGACGTGCCGCGCGCCGCCGCCTGGATGGACCAGCGCCTGCGCACGATGCGGCACGTGGCGGACCTGAGCGGCGCGGCTGTCCTCGACCAGCTCCGCCACCGCTCCGGCCTCCTGCGCGACCCCGCCGAGGACCGCATCGACTTCGTCCACCGCACCTTCCAGGAGTACCTGGCGGCGGCGGAGGCGGTCGACGCCGACCGCGTCGGCAACCTGGTGGGCCGCGCCCACCTCGACCTGTGGCGCGAGACGATCGTCCTGGCCGCGGGGCACGCGCAGACGCGACAGCGCGAGGAATTGCTGAACGGGATTCTCGACCGGGCCGACGCGGAGCGGAAGTACGCGCGGAAGCTGCGGCTGGTGGCGGCCTCGTGCCAGGAGACGTGCACGTCACTACCGGTGGGCGTCGCGGAACGGGTCGACGCGGCGATCGACAGGCTCCTCCCGCCCCGCCGCTCGACGGACCCGGCGGCCCTGGCGGCGGTGGGGCCGAGCCTCCTGCGGAAACTGCCGAGGGCGCTGGAGGGACTGAGCCCAACGGTGGCAGCGCGGACGGTGGAGACCGTGGCACTGATCGGCGGGGAGGAGGCGCTGGGGATGCTGGCGACGCACGCGGTGCGCGCGGACACGAAGACTGTCGACGCCCTCGTCGAGGCATGGTCCTACTTCCCGGCCGAGCGCTACGCACGCGACGTGCTGGCGGTCATGACCCTGGAATCCGTCTTCGTGGTCCTCAAGCACGCCGGGCAGGTACGCGCGGGGAGGACCGTGCCCGGGATCACGGATGTCGGGATCCCCCAACGCCCCGCGGAGCACAAGGGCGTCTTCCAGGAGATCGCGGCCTACCCCAACCTGGCCCGCCTGTCTGTGTATCTGCGGTCGGACGACACGCTGCGCGCCCTGACCCGTACACCGATGCCCCGGCTCACGACGCTCTCGGTCCGCAGCACCCAAGGGGCGACCACGGTCCCCGACCTGAGTGCCTTCGCCGCTCTCGAAGCATTCGTCCTCGGCGGATTCGACGTGAGCGCGTGGCGGAGCGGTGCGCTGGGCACCCCGCCGGAGCTGTGGCACCTGATGCTGAGCGGTTGCACCCTCGACTCCACCGCCCCCTTCCCCTTCTCCTCCCTCCCGTCCCTCACCCACGTGACCCTGGACGACTGCCGCCGGACCGACGGCACTCCCCTCACGGAACTCAGCCTTCCCGGCATCGTCGTCATGTCGCGGGACTGACGCGTCCCGCCCTCACACCACCCCCGCTCCCATCCACACCCCCACCACCGTCACCGCCGCGTTGAAGGAGGATGCCGCCGAGACCACGACGCCGCCGCCCGCCATCAGCACCGCCCACCCCACCGGCCCCCACAGCGCCCCCGTCCAGCGCGCCACCGGCGCCGGGGCGAGCAGCGCCGCCACGCGCCGGGGCACCGGGCCCGGCGCGGCGAAGGCAGGGAGGAGGCCCGCGCTGTCGTCGCGCCCCCGCGAGGAGAGCGCCGCGCGGCCCACCGCCCGCGCCGTCACCCGCCGGTCCCCCACGACCCGGGCCGCCTCCTCGTCCGCCCACCGCTCGGCGCCGTACGCGAGCGCGCCGACGAGCGGGCGCAGCAAGGGGTTCGCGCACGCCGCGAGGCGCGCCACGAGGAGGAGGCCGTGGTGCCGGCCCGCGAGGTGGGCGCGCTCGTGGGCGAGCACGGCCGCGTACTCGCGCTCCGTCAGGCACTCCCGCATCCCGCGCGAGACCACGACGAGCGCGGGGCGGCCCGGCAGGGCGTACGCGTACGGGGAGGGGTCGGGCAGGACGGCCACGTCGCCCCCGTCCCGTACCGCCGAGGCCGCGCGCCGCGCCGCGACCCGCGCCGTGCGGTGCCGCGCGCCCGTGCGGACGCACGCGAGGAGCGCCACGAGCAGCGCGGCCAGCGAGGCGAAGCCCGTCACCTCGTCCCACGGCACGGCGGCCCGGACCTCCGGGTCCGCCCAGGTGTCCGGGAGGGGGTTGTGCGGGATGCGGGCCGTGCCGACGACGCCGAAGAGGCCGAGGCACACGGTGCTGCACAGGGCGAGGACGACGGCGAGCGCGGTGAGGAGGAGGGTCGCGGTGCGCGGGTGGAGGTGGCGCACCGCGAGGCGGCCGACCGGCAGCGCGGTCAGCGGGACGACGAACGGCAGGAAGACGACGTACTCCACGTACCTCAGCCCCCTCCGGAGCCCCCGGCCCCGCCACCCCCGAGCGGGCCGCCCGGCCCGCCGCCTTCGAGCGGGCCCTCCGGGCCGCCTCCCGCGAGCAGCTCGCGCACGAGGCGTTCGTCCTCCGCCGAGAGCGAGGTGACGAAGCTCGTGAGGACCGCGTCGCGGTCGTGCTCGCCGTCGAGCAGCCGCCGCATCCGCAGGGCCGCGAGCCCCGCCTCGTCGGCGACGGCGCTCCACAGGAAGGAGCGGCCCCGGCGCTCCCTGGTCACGGCGTCCTTGGAACGGAGCCGCGTCAGGATCGTCATGACAGTCGTGTACGCGAGTTCCCCACCGACGTGTTCGCGCACCCACCCGGCGGGTACGGGTCCGGGGGCGGAGTGGAGCACCGCGAGCACCCTGGCCTCCAGTTCGCCCTGTCCACGCCGTCGGCCGCCGTTCCGCTCGGTCCCGCTCACGCCCGCACCTCCTCGCACCCGCCCGCTCGCACCGGGTCCCGATCGTACCGAGCCGCGGCACCGGGCCCCGTCACCAACTTCTACAGTCCTGTAGTTTTCAGAACGAGGCAGTTTTCGGAACGAGTCACAACCGGCAGCACCCCCGAGACCAAGGAGCGAACACCATGGGAGTCACGCTGGCCAAGGGCGGCAACGTCTCACTGTCGAAGGAGGCCCCCGGGCTCACGTCGATCACGGTCGGACTGGGCTGGGACGTCCGGACCACGACGGGCAGCGACTACGACCTCGACGCGAGCGCGCTGCTCTGCTCGGCGGCCGGGAAGGTCGTCTCGGACGCGCACTTCGTCTTCTACAACAACCTGACCAGCCCGGACGGCTCCGTCCGCCACACCGGCGACAACCTGACGGGCGAGGGCGAGGGCGACGACGAGTCGATCGAGATCGACCTCGCCCAGGTCCCCGCCGACGTCGACAAGATCGTTTTCCCGGTGTCGATCCACGAGGCGGAGTCGCGCGGCCAGAGCTTCGGCCAGGTCCGCAACGCCTTCATCCGCGTCGTGAACCGCGAGGGCGGCACCGAACTGGCGCGATACGACCTCTCCGAGGACGCGTCGACCGAGACCGCGATGGTCTTCGGGGAGGTCTACCGGCACGGCACGGAGTGGAAGTTCCGCGCGGTCGGCCAGGGCTACGCCTCCGGGCTCGCGGGCATCGCCTCGGACTTCGGCGTCAACGTCTGAGCGGGGCGCGCGGAACGGGTACGGGCCGGGGGCCGGGTCGCCGTGACGGCGGCCCGGCCCCCGGCCCGTGACGCGGCGGCCCTGCGGGCGCCGGGAGGTCTCAGAGGTCGAACTCGTGCGGCGGCAGGCCCAGCGCGAAGCACGCCTCGCGCACGACGCCCTGCTCGTCCTTGTCGAAGTCGCCGTCGGCGCCGCCGATGACGATGCCGATCTGGATGACCGCGCGGGCCTCGGCGGGCTTCTTCTTGGCCTTGGCGATCTCCTGGAGGACACCGACCTTGCCGAAGTCGAAGTCGCTCGTGAGCTTGTCGAGATTGGCCTCGAAGCGGCGGCGCAGGTCGTCGGCGGGGAAGTTCTGGAGGACCTCGTTGGAGGTGATGAGCTGCGCGACCCGCTGCCGCTCGGAGGGGTCGACACTGCCGTCGGCCGCCGCCACGAGCGCGCACATCGCCATGCTCGCGTCGCGGAAGGCACCGCTCTTGAGGTCGTTCTTCTTCGCGACGAGCTGTCCCTGCATCGTCTGCGCGGAATCCTTGATGCGATCCCAGAGCGCCATGAGAACTCCGTCTCTCGTAAATCCCGGCCCGCCGGGCACGGCGGACCGACCACGGGCAGCCGCGCTGGACCCCCGTACTTCTACAGTGCTGTAGAAGCTACCAGTCGCGCCCCGGCACCCTTCCCAACGGACGGTCCGGCGGAAAAGATCCCGCCAGTCCCGCACGTCACACGGAGCGGCGGGGGCGGGGAACGGGCGAGGGCCCGCCTCCCCCCGCGCGTGTGCGGGGGGAGGCGGGCCCTCGTCGGTCCCGTCCGGGGGCGGCGGTCAGCCGTTGGCGGCGCCGTTGCCCGAGAGGACCGGGATGTCCTCCAGGAGGTGCGACAGCGGCTCGTCGCCCTTCGCCTGGGTGGAGTTCTCGGTGCACTGCTGGTTCTGGGGCGAGGACAGGACGTTGACGTCCTGGACCGCGATCGGCACGAGGCCGACGAGGGAACCGGCGTTGACCTTGGCGGGCAGGCCGATGCAGGGCTTGTTGAGCGAGCCCTGCACGAGCGCGAGCTGCGGGCTCATGTTCCCGTACGTCGCCTGGTTGCCGTACGCCTGCTGGGCGCCGTTGCCCGAGACGGAGGTCGTGCCACCGTCGTCGCCGAGCGCCATGGCGGGAGCGGCACCCGCACCCGCGACCGTGACGGCGACCGCGGCGGCGGCCCACAGCTTCTTCATGACTGTCCCCTTTCGGAAAGCGGACCCCGAGACAGGATCACCAGCCACCCCAACCGCCCCACCCCGTCCGGAGTTGCGCCGCGCGCCCGCATGACACCCGATCAGCTCACACGCCGCCCGCCCACAGGGGCCGCCGCTTGTCCGGCGTCCGCCGGGGAGCCGGTCGCCAGCCGGGGAGGCGATCGTCCGCCGGATAGCCGGTCGTCCGCCGGATAGCCCGTCGTCCGCCGGATGTCCGGTCGCCGGCCGGGGATCGGCGTTTACCACGGACCAGTGCCCCCTGGGGGCGGCGCCCGCGCAGTGTGCCCGTACGTGGGAGCGCGCGAGGGGGCGCAAGGCGCACGAATCCCTCATTCGCCCCCACACCGTGCGGTGAACGGGGGACCCTGGGGTGTGACGGCCTGAGCACGGGGCACGTCTGGCGACGATGAGGAAGCATGACGGAACCTGAACCCAGAGGCGGCGGCTGGAAGCGACAGGGCTTCATCCCCGTCAGCCGCCAGTCCTCCGAACAGCCCGCCACCCCCTACCCCGCGCCGCCCCCGCGCGCCGCCGCCCCGCCTCCCGCGCCGCCCCCGCCCGCGGACCCGGCGGCCCCCGATCCCTCGTACGAACCGGTCTTCGCGCGGCTGTGGCAGCGCTGGACCACCGAGGGCCGTACGGTGCCCGGCGAGCCCGACCCGGAGTGGGCCGCGCTCACCCGCCGCAGCCCCTGGCCGCGCTGAGGAACGGCCCCGGACGCGGCGAGGGCCGCCCTCCCCGGCGGGGAAGGCGGCCCTCGGTGCGCCGCGCGAGCGGCGCGCGGCGGCTCAGCTGTTGCCGGCGCCGTTGCCGGACAGGACCGGGATGTCGTCCAGGATGTGCGACAGCGGCTCGTCGCCCTTCGCCTGGGTCGAGTTCTCGGTGCACTGCTGGTTCTGCGGCGAGGACAGGACGTTGACGTCCTGGACCGCGATCGGCACCAGGCCGACGAGCGAACCGGCGTTGACCTTGGCGGGCAGGCCGATGCAGGGCTTGTTGAGCGAGCCCTGCACGAGCGCCAGCTGCGGGCTCATGTTGCCGTAGGTGGCCTGGTTGCCGTACGCCTGCTGCGCGCCGTTGCCGGAGACCGAGGTCGTGCCACCGTCGTTGGCGATCGCCATGGCGGGGGCGGCGACAGCGGCGCTCACGCCGACGACCGAAGCGGCGACGGCCGCGACAGACATGACCTTCTTGATCATGAGTGATCCTTTCGAGTACGGGCCCCGTCCCGGAGCACGCTGGTCAACTGACCGGCCGCGCTCGGGATGCGGGCGTTCACTCCAATGGCCCACGGATTCATCACACCGCTGTCACCGGGCGAAACACCCGTACGGCCTTCGCACGGGGTCAGCCGCCGCGGTTGTTGCGGGTGGGCCGGTTGGGGCGGCGGTGGAGGTGGAGGAAGGAGAGCCGGGTCAGGGTCTCGACGGAGCGCTCGCGGTCGCCTGCCGTGCCGACCGGCAGCGTCCGCGTGCGGCCCCGTGCCCGGACGGCGGCCTCCTGTTCCTGGAAGAGGTCGGCGTCCTCGGGCGCGACGCGCCACGTGAGCCGCCCGGCGGCCGTGTCCACGTGGACGGGTGACCAGCCGTCCGGACCGGGGGCGCCGACGCTCCCGGCGTGCAGGCGCAGGACGTAGGCGATGAGCCCGGCGCGCTCGCGCTGGGCCGCGTCGAGTTCGGCGTGCACCTCGGCGAGCCGGTCGACGAGGCGCAGTTCGCGCGCGCTCCAGGAGCGGGAACGTGAGCGGCGCGGGCCGCGGGCGGGGGTGGAGGCGTCGGCGGCGGTGGCGAGCGGAGGGGCGGGCCGGGGGGCCTTCGCGGGCTTGGTGGGCTTTCCGGGCCTGGCGGACCCGGCGGGCTTGCCGCCCTTGGCGGGGTGCTTCGCCGTCGCGGCGGGCTTGGCCGGGCCCGTGGACCTGGCGGGACCGGTGGGCCTGGCGGCTCCGGCCGCCTTGGCCGGACCGGCGGCCTTCGCGGGCTTGGCGGGGCGGGCGGCCTTGGGGGGCTTCGTCGCGGTACCGGCTCTGCCCCCGGCCCCCTTTCTCTCCACGGCGGTGCGCGTAGCCATCACGGATTCCTCCCTGGGCGGTGAACACAAAACGGGAACTGCCGTGAATTCGGCGGGCGAAGAACGCGGGCCACATCAAGGCAGTTGAGATGATAAACAGCGCTTCGCGGAAGAAATCGTGCCCACCACGCCGGTTCTTCTCAGAAATTCTTGCGAAACCGTACGAATCCGGGGGCACGGAGACGCTGAACGGGTGAAGGGGGGCGAGGGGGCGAAACCGATGGACGGTACGGCAGTTTGCCAGGAAGCAGCCGGCTGCCGCGTTCCGCGCCGACAGTCGCTGCGTACGCGCACGCTCCGTATCGCCCGTCGCCGCCCGCCCTTCCCGGGGCCGCCCCGAACGTCCCGGGGACAGCGTGCGGCGGCATCGAAAGGTTGGACATGATCAAGAAGTTCGCGGCCGCCGCCGCGCTCACCGCGGGTGTCGTCGCCCTCGGCGCCCCGCAGGCCCTCGCCCTCGCCGACGACGGCGGCACCACGTCGGTCTCCGGCAACGGCGCCAAGCAGTCGTACGGCAACCAGGCCACCTTCGGCGACCAGAGCCCGCAGCTCAGCCTGGTCCAGGGCTCGCTCAACAAGCCCTGCATCGGCCTCCCGGTCAAGGGCAACGTCGGCTCGCTCGTCGGCCTCGTGCCCGTCGCGGTCCAGGACGTCAACGTCCTGTCCTCGCCGCAGAACCAGCAGTGCACCGAGAACTCGACCCAGGCGAAGGGCGACGAGCCGCTGTCGCACATCCTGGACGACATCCCGGTCCTCTCGGGCAACGGCGCCGCCAACGGCTGACCGCCGCCCCCGGCGTCCCGGCGTCGAAGCGCCCCGCTCGTACGCGTCCCACCCAGGGACGCGTTACCGGCGGGGCGCGGCCGTGTGTGCGGGCGGGGCGGGGTCGTGTGTGCGGCGGGGGCGTGTGTGCGGGCGGGGTGCGGCCGTGTGCGGGACAGCGCGTCGGGGCGCGGGAGGGAGCAGTCGGGCTCGGCGGGGGCGCGGCCGGGAATTCGGCGCGGCGGATTTTCCGCACGGAATAAACGAACCTCTCTGCGAAATAACAGAGCGTCACCTTCCCCGCCTTAGGCGGGGTTTTTGTTT comes from Streptomyces sp. Tu6071 and encodes:
- a CDS encoding FUSC family protein; amino-acid sequence: MSWLNALAETSRSGLKVERKRLVPLVALRGAAGLALVVLLSLDLFGPGVAASSAFGAFSAAVATFQRSWRPRPLLALASGFSLALSTFLGYVCVVHLWIFVPLLMLWAFAAGMAWAAGPTAGIIAASNVSIVMVTVTLPGSVVSALGHAAVIAAGGLVQAGLVWLVPIRRWGAHRDALADALAAVADYARRLRQDPVADFDPEPLMEARKAAVLTPGQARRRPVELRGPRGVAERIRPVLASLADPGLGVPAEGPARERVRELLYAAGTVLDACARAVRRGQPVRVPAATKAVLRTPDTEELLSGPPLRAARRLRALLDDVRDTADPSGGTSSRVPDDARETAAHGMPAVTRTRTRAPLSQQAAGIALLLRLQLRRNSPVFRHGVRISVVAGVGYLLGSLLPLGHPYWAPLTSVMVMRPDFSQTYARAAGRFTGTLLGVTLASLVVRLAHPGTELLAWLAVLCGGLMYLLMRTGYVVAQFCVSMYVVFLLGMAGTDLEQTTLERIGLTLVGGLLAMLAYALYPAWEAPRLRGRLATALLAHTAYAAAVFRAYANPSEDRSAQVRKDLLAARDSRSEWQEAVEKARDEPVRQRGLSRGAADDADEALAQIARVAMLMEAHLPGRGSPPVPPADRLARALDAASTRAARDLRDRTAPRWDAVRAELGNWDAAGTGEQAPPDRVARKGAGMLVEALEGFSAALAPPKRPQEAREREKTVRVPSVEEEEARRPRAG
- a CDS encoding DUF2786 domain-containing protein, with protein sequence MPRETGKTRKSHQDGRVPRDTPSGERPAADSARDALGAALAEETDRSLDTAASLLAALPATTAHALLTERGTALLGAAWRRGWEPADLARLVRRDLRPAHSLRYAVLVREETRRYARLDPRWKAQLADLDAGDTGEGIRPDRFSAAVEAVELYRLLFKVPAIEPVGPPPGSLPTAPLPTDDRELTRVRALLAKAEATAYPAEAEALSAKAQELMTRHRIDAARLAGVPAGPGEGVAACRIGVEPPYGEAQAILLDAVARASGCRAVWNEEHGFSTVVGDAGDLAAVELLHTSLLVQAHTALTRAEAETRAAGRRRTKTFRQSFLLAYAEHVGTRLEETAEATVTESAEPEVLPVLAARDVAVTEATERMFPRTKAARVRGVSDEAGWRRGTEAASRADLNHQPLRRLRSGGGGGAPGGASPAR
- a CDS encoding bifunctional 3'-5' exonuclease/DNA polymerase, producing MNDPAVRWLLTSADAEGPGVRVAPLTPEGALAAPPVAEPDAATAVRSRPGVGRWVWRATPHVYPALLAAGVRVERCYDIEAAETLLLGHEGRYGQPRALAAAWARLRDAPVPEDPPGPSAEPDAQSSLFDPRPAPLPPEAVAEVYAEQLRRHARTGHPGRFTLLTGTESAATLVAAELNATGLPWSAERHKDLLRELLGERYAGGGEPRGLAELAEEISRAFGRRVRPDLPAEVLRAFAEAGVKLTSTRRWELEKVDHPAVAPLLTYKKLYRVWTAHGWSWLADWVREGRFRPRYVVGGAVSGRWTTAGGGALQIPKVVRRAVVADPGWRLVVADAAQMEPRILAAVAGDTALLDVAAKADDLYAAVSDRAFAGDRDRAKIAVLGAIYGQTSGDGLKNLAALRRRFPKAVAYVDEAARAGEEGRLVRTWLGRTCPPLGGEVQEEAGIPQEDEPAPSPSASRARGRFTRNFVVQGAAADWTLLLLAALRRELHTREAELVFFQHDEVIVHAPASEAAEIPALITEAAREATRVCFGDTPLRVPFTTAIVECYADAK